Below is a genomic region from Methanosphaera sp. ISO3-F5.
ATACGCACACCTACTAGAAGACAAAGAATACTACCCACTAATAGTAGACGCAAAAAACAGAATAATGAGCATGCCACCAATAATAAACAGTGAACACACAAAACTAACCACCAAAACCACAAACCTCTTCATAGATGTAACAGGAACAGACCAAAACGCAGTAACAAACACAGTAAACATCATAGCAAGCAACCTCGCAGAACACAAAGGAGTCACAATCGAAGAAATGACAGTACAATACACAGACCAGGAAAACCAGAAATACCCACAACTAAAACCACAAGAAATAGACGTACACGTATCCACAGCAACACAATACATAGGACTAAACCTAACCGCAGATGAAATAATAAAAACACTAGAAAAAACCAGATTCAAAGCAGAAAAAATAGATGAAGAAACAGTACACGTAACAGTACCAAGATACAGGATAGACATACTACACGAAGTAGACATAATAGAAAACATAGCACTAGGATACGGATTCAACGACCTACCAGCAGAACTACCAACATTCTCAACAATAGCAAACCCAGACCCAAAAAGAGAATTCGACAAAATACTAGAACAAATAATGATAGGACTAGGATTCACAGAAATCAAAAGCCTAATGCTAACAAGCCAAGAACAACACTACACCAAACTAGGACGAGAAATAACAGACCAACCAGTAACAGTAGCCAGCCCAATCACCCAAGACAGGACAATGATAAGACAAACACTAATAAACAGCCTACTAGAATTCCTACAAGACAACAAACACGAAGAACTACCACAAAAAATCTTCGAAATCGGAGACGTAGCAATAATAGACCAAACACGAGAAACAAAAATGAAAACAATCAAAAAACTAGCAGCAGCAGAAATATCATCCAACGCAAACCTAACCACAATAAAATCATACATGGAATCAATAATACAAAACCTAGGATTCAACATGAAACTAGAAGACAACGACGACCCAGTATTCATAAAAGGAAGAAGCGCAAAAATAACAGTCGAAAAACAAGACCCAAAAACACCATTTACACTACAAGGATACTTCGGAGAAGTACACCCACAAGTACTCACAAACTTCGAACTAGAATACCCAACAATACTCTTCGAACTAGAATTCATAGAAGAATAAAAACTCCTAAACTACTTAACCACCATTTTCACATTTTCTCTATGAGATCCTTTTTTTTTAAATTGGAAGAGAGTGTGCAACAATTATTGTGTTTTAGGAAAATGGTTATGGGCAATTTAATTCAATTTTAGTTTTATATTCTATTTTTTTAATTTAGATTTATTGTCTTTTTATTGTTTGTTTGTTCTTTTTGTTCTATGTTGTCTATTTTTACTATGTTTTGTGTTAGGGACATGGTGTTTGTTGTATTTTTGCGTTGTTTAGGCCCAGTATGTGATATTTTGGCATTCTCTTTTTGTATTGTGCTTGCCCTGTTGGTGTTTCGAATTTATAAGCTAGTAGTTCTTTGGCATCACTTGTGAATCTGTTATTACTTTACCTGTCATCTTGTTGGTTAAGTAGATCTTTTTGGATGATCATTTGTTATATTCATTAGTGTAATCGAGTATTCTGTCTGTGTATTTTCCAGGGTAAATTTGTTTTACGTCTAGTATTTTGTTTTCTGGACAGCTGTATGCGTAGTTTTCTTCGTCTTTTATCATGTTGTGTTTTCTGTATCCGTCTTTTTTGTTAGTGTTGGTTTTTCTTTGGCTGTTTCGTCTTAGACAATCTTTTTGTTTTTCTGTTTGTTCTTTATTTGGCATTAATTTTGAGTATTTTCCTTCTTCATAGATATCGTGTACTGTTTGATTGGTTTGTATCCATATCGGCTAGTATATCTATGTTTTGCATTATTTATTCTGATTCATTGTTTGTTAGGTTTAGGGTGTTTGTAGTTTTGTTTGTTGTATCTGGTTTGTGTTATTCCTTCTTT
It encodes:
- the pheT gene encoding phenylalanine--tRNA ligase subunit beta translates to MPVINFTYKELYKQLGKTLENEELINTLPMISSDVEGYTDTEVKAEFFPNRPDYYSIEGIVRSLKGYYEIETGIPEYTIKQTQETITVDPKLKQIRPYVATCLIKGITINEEELKNLMEFQEHLHWVIGRDRKKVAIGIHDLDKVEGPFQYKAGNPDKDKFIPLETTEEQTLKQILQEHDKGKKYAHLLEDKEYYPLIVDAKNRIMSMPPIINSEHTKLTTKTTNLFIDVTGTDQNAVTNTVNIIASNLAEHKGVTIEEMTVQYTDQENQKYPQLKPQEIDVHVSTATQYIGLNLTADEIIKTLEKTRFKAEKIDEETVHVTVPRYRIDILHEVDIIENIALGYGFNDLPAELPTFSTIANPDPKREFDKILEQIMIGLGFTEIKSLMLTSQEQHYTKLGREITDQPVTVASPITQDRTMIRQTLINSLLEFLQDNKHEELPQKIFEIGDVAIIDQTRETKMKTIKKLAAAEISSNANLTTIKSYMESIIQNLGFNMKLEDNDDPVFIKGRSAKITVEKQDPKTPFTLQGYFGEVHPQVLTNFELEYPTILFELEFIEE